CCGTTGCCCGTTGACACCTCCCATTGATTAGGCCCCCCttcccgcctcgccgcgccgcccgccttaggccgtgtttagatgtttacccaaaattttttagcatgaaatcttgctaatttgaagtactaaatgaagtttatttataaattttttttgtataaataggttgtaaatcgcgagacgaatctaatgatggtaattaattcatgattaatctataattagcgaatggttaccgTACTATCACTGTTGTAAATTataaattaagtaggctcattagattcgtctcgcgatttacagcccatccatgtaaaaagttttgtaaatagatttcattttatacttcatgcatgtatttAAACATTTAATGTGATATTTTTGGACATAAaaattttggatctaaacaaaaCCTTGTCCTGCCGCCGCCTGCACTGCGCGCCCCGCCTTTGCTCGGGAGGAGATGGAGCCGCCGATGTTCAGGGTCTCGCGCGCGGGTGGGAGCCCGTGCGTCGCACAAGCCCCGCGCGCGGCCCACGAACGCTTTTTGGTGCCCTGTCGCGGTCCACTGATGGCTCGCGGAGGCGGCCCACTAACGGTCCGCAGCCCAATTtgtgattttttctttttttctgtaaGTTCCAACaaaacatttttattttttttccaacgGAATATTTGTTCAAGCGGAACATTTTTTGTTTTCAAGCGTAAGATTAGATTCAAccgaaatttttttatttttgttttgattgaactttttttttcttccaacaAAACATTTTGTTCCGGCAGAACAATTTGTTGGAAATTTTTTTCCGGTGGAACAATTTATTTTAGTTATGGAGGGAGCGGCGGCCCAAGAAGTATCAGCCTAGCTCCCCCTCGCGGCCTAGCTCCCCTGCAGCCCAGCTCACCCGTGCTTCTGTGACAGGACGGGCCGGCTCGGGGTCGCGCGGGCCGAAATTGACGGAAGGAAGGCCCATGACGAAAAAAACAGGATGCACGCGGCGCTTCTTCGATTAGTCGGATCCCAGTAACGCGCGTTACCTCCAGGACTCGATGGAGCTGGAGGCGGCGACCCGGCGGTTCCGGGTGCTCCTATGTATCTTTTGAAAGATAGATAAGACATTCATCTTTAAAGCCCATTTAGGCCCAATTATCTACTATAAATATGTTCAACATTTTGATTGAATTAATTCAACATGTTATTAAACTAGTTCAACATTTGACcatcaaaatgttgaaattgtacAGATAAAATGTTGAAGCTAGAAGCACAAAATGTTGAAATGTTGAATTTGGAATGTTGAACGGAGAATATCATGGAGCTTcttcatcggcggcggcggcgcagctcgcgggaggcggcggcggcgtaggaaGCAGCGCGCGCGGAgcaggtgcgggcggcggcgcttcttGCGTGTGGCGGCGTGGCCGGtgtgggcggcagcggagcgggGTGCGGGCGCGGGGCACCACACGGGGCGGCGTCGATGCGGGCTgtggggagagagaagaggtTAGGGTTTGAGGTAGATTCAAGAGCTGTTATTGTTCGCACGAATCTTAAATACTGGAAGGtaagttaaaaaaaatcttgtttTCTGGGCGGTTCCACCTCTGGTTCCgcgggctgcgctgcgctgcgctgcgccGCGACCTGAGCTCGGCCCGCTGGTCAGACGACCCGCCCCAGCTGGAGGCTCTGGTGGGCCGGTTCGTGGCCCACCTGGAGTCGTACTGCGCGGAGCTGGACCCGGTGTGGACGCTGTCGGCGCCGTGGGCCAGCCCCGCGGAGCGCGGCGCCGCGTACTGGCTGGCCGGGTGGCGCCCCACCACGCTGGTCCACCTGCTCTACACCGAGTCCGGGCGCCGGTTCGAGGCGCAGCTGCCGGACCTGCTCCTGGGCGTGCGTTCGGGGAACCTGGGCGACCTCAGCCCGGCGCAGCTGGCGCAGGTGgacgagctgcagcggcgcACGGTGGCCGAGGAGGACGCGCTGTCGCGGGAGATGGCGGAGGTGcaggagggccgcggcgtggcggtggcgccggcgccgcccgggggcgggggcgggggcggcgagctggagctggagctggacgtGCGCGGGCTGGTGCGCCGGGTCAGGTCGGTGCTGGACAGGGCGGACGCGCTGCGGCTGCGCACCATGAAGCGCGCGGTGGAGAtcctgcagccggcgcaggcgGCCGAGCTGCttatcgccgccgccgacatggAGATCGGCTTCCGGGAGTTCGGGCTCAATTACGGATCGGGCCGCGACAAATAACCCCCGTCGTGTTTTCCTTTGGAATTTCTACCTGCACGTTTGTTTGCCGGCTGCTTGATCCGGGCCGGCGTAGGCGTCGTAACCCAGTTTTTTTATGTATCCATCCCCCCATTTTGTTTGTGTGGTGTGGCGGCCGTTTTGACTGGGCTTTCTTACTGAATGCCTACTGGGCCGTGGGCTGTAGCAGGGCATGCAAAGAAAATCTCATATCTCTAATAAAAATGCACGAGA
The nucleotide sequence above comes from Panicum virgatum strain AP13 chromosome 3K, P.virgatum_v5, whole genome shotgun sequence. Encoded proteins:
- the LOC120701251 gene encoding uncharacterized protein LOC120701251 translates to MELEAATRRFHLWFRGLRCAALRRDLSSARWSDDPPQLEALVGRFVAHLESYCAELDPVWTLSAPWASPAERGAAYWLAGWRPTTLVHLLYTESGRRFEAQLPDLLLGVRSGNLGDLSPAQLAQVDELQRRTVAEEDALSREMAEVQEGRGVAVAPAPPGGGGGGGELELELDVRGLVRRVRSVLDRADALRLRTMKRAVEILQPAQAAELLIAAADMEIGFREFGLNYGSGRDK